AACAGAGCGGTGCCAATCTAAACACCAACGGCAAAATCACTAAACGTGGCTCGAAACATTTACGTCGTGCTTTAACTTGTGCCGCGGGGATTGCTAAGATGTATGATCCGGAATTAAAGAAATACTATCAAGACAAGCGCGATCAAGGCAGAAAGTACCGAGAAGTATTGTGCATTCTTGGACGCAAGATGGGCTTTAGAGTCTTCGCTGTTTTACAACGAGGGACGCCTTACGAAAAAAGAGAACTGAAGGAGGAACGGAAATGATGTACCACTTGACGGAAGATTTGAGGTCTTGATTGGATCGTATTGCGTCGCCGACCAATGCGGGTCGGACCTTTGCGAAAAGTCCGACCCGTGGAGTCCAACCAATTTTTGTCAGACTCTATTGACATATTTTTTTAGAACAGCTATAATGAATACTCCAAAGCTAATTATAAGGCAATATATCATCGCAATCGTGACATAACGGCCAAAATAATCATAAATGTTAACTATTACGGACAAATGTATAACACCAATCCCCCAACAAACAACTTAAGCACCGAGTACATGGCGCGCGTCTTTCGCGCCCCTGTTACGTCAATAATCGGCACCCTCGACCTTCTCCGTGACGGTATCTTTGACAAATTAGATGATAAAAAAAAGGCCGAACTACTCAACAACGCTTATGCCAAAGCAAAAAAACTGAATGAATATATCAACTACAGCATCTGCAACGACCGACACTGTATGGATAATACTTGCAAGATACACTTTCCAGACCCTGTTAATAATAGCTAAATATAGAGGACACTCATAATCAACAGAACTCGAATCTCATAAATTTTCAATTGTCAATTCCCAATTTTCAATGAATTATCCAGCCTTCGCTACCCACTTCGCTAAAGCTACGAGGGTCAGGAAAGCTTCGGCCGGCAGGCAATGACTTAATTATCAATTGACGACGTCGTCTTTTGATAATTTAAGAATTGAACATTAATTGATAATTGGTCATTGAAAATTGATAATTCCGTTTACTCTTCCTCCACCGTTATATCCGCCCCCAATTCAGCGAGTTTTTCGACGACATGATCAAATCCCCTTTCCAACTTTTCCACACCCTTAATTCGCGTTGTCCCAGTGGCAACTAGCGCCGTAAGCACGTAGGCAAAAGCGGAATGAATATCCGAAATCATCAAATTACCTCCCACAAGAGCCGTTGGTCCTTTAATAATTGCGCTGTGTTTCTCGCCCTTATTTTTAAAACGACACTCACTACTACCCAAACATTCCGCAAAAACTTGGACATCCGCCCCCATCTTCACCAAATCATCGATGTAGCTAAAGTGTTGCTCATGAACCGTTTCATGCAAGACTGACGCGCCATTACACTGCGTCAACACCACCGAAAACGGTGGTTGCCAATCGGTCATAAATCCCGGATGGACACCGGTTTCCAGATTAATAGCTTTTAACTCACCTTCATGCGAAAACGCAATCCCCTCGTCAATAACACTAAAACTACCGCCAATTTTTTTTATGACATTCAGTAATGTCTGATTTTCATCTTGCACCGCTCCGTTAATAAACACACTTCCTTGTGTAGCGATAGCCACGCACGCAAATGACGCTACCTCTATTCGATCCGGAATAATGCTATGTTCTGCTCCATTGAGAAATCCCACACCCTCCACCACAAACATTCTTCCCGGTTCGTGAAAGATTACCGCGCCCATCTTTTGAAGCAAATTAGTTAAATCAATAACTTCGGGTTCCACTGCTACGTTTTTTATCACTGTTTTTCCTTCTGCCAAAACAGCTGCCAGTAATAAATTTTCCGTCGCTGACACACTAGGATACGGGAGTGTAATTGTTGCCCCTTTCAATTTACCGGCACGAAAATTCAACATATTATCTTTTTTTTCTACAATGGCTCCCATCGCCTTGTACCCTTCTATGTGATAATCCACCAGTTTTTGCGCACCCTCTTGTGAACTATCAAGTGGTATTTCCGCGTGTCCGAAACGATGTAAAAGCGGAGCGACCAAAAGCATCGGCAAACGGTTTTTTCCGTGCCACTCAACGGACGCTTTACTATCCCTCACTTCAGGCGTCGTTAAATGCATAAATTTATTTTCTTTATCCCAAGTAATCTGTGTGCCAATCTTTTCTAGCATTTCCATCGTACTTTGCACCTCTCCTATTTCAGGGACGTTTTTTAAACGAATTGGGTCAAAAGAAAGAAGCGAAGCAATCATCATTTTCGTGACCGCGTTTCTGGATCCACTGACCTTCACTTGACCGTGTAATTGATTTCCTCCGTTTATGATGTATGTTTTTGACATTTGTTTTATTTTATCACAGATTTGCGACACACCTGTACCACATTCCAAGTGGTCCAAGATTGGACCACTTGGAATGTGGTACAGGTTCGTTTAATTATAATTAATCAAAACATCCCCCGTCGCTCTAAATAAAAAATCTCCCGTCCGAAAACGGGAGAGAAAGAACCCTGAATGAACAAACTCTTACGACGGAAGTCGTGCTTTCCGGATCCGATTCACGCAACCAGCCACTTCACGCATGAAGTTTTCAACGGGGAGTTCCGGTGCAGAATGACCGAACATCTCGACCGTGTGACCATGCGGCGTAAGCAACACCTGAA
The window above is part of the bacterium genome. Proteins encoded here:
- a CDS encoding transposase; this encodes QSGANLNTNGKITKRGSKHLRRALTCAAGIAKMYDPELKKYYQDKRDQGRKYREVLCILGRKMGFRVFAVLQRGTPYEKRELKEERK
- the murA gene encoding UDP-N-acetylglucosamine 1-carboxyvinyltransferase produces the protein MSKTYIINGGNQLHGQVKVSGSRNAVTKMMIASLLSFDPIRLKNVPEIGEVQSTMEMLEKIGTQITWDKENKFMHLTTPEVRDSKASVEWHGKNRLPMLLVAPLLHRFGHAEIPLDSSQEGAQKLVDYHIEGYKAMGAIVEKKDNMLNFRAGKLKGATITLPYPSVSATENLLLAAVLAEGKTVIKNVAVEPEVIDLTNLLQKMGAVIFHEPGRMFVVEGVGFLNGAEHSIIPDRIEVASFACVAIATQGSVFINGAVQDENQTLLNVIKKIGGSFSVIDEGIAFSHEGELKAINLETGVHPGFMTDWQPPFSVVLTQCNGASVLHETVHEQHFSYIDDLVKMGADVQVFAECLGSSECRFKNKGEKHSAIIKGPTALVGGNLMISDIHSAFAYVLTALVATGTTRIKGVEKLERGFDHVVEKLAELGADITVEEE